Proteins co-encoded in one Roseofilum capinflatum BLCC-M114 genomic window:
- a CDS encoding CAP family protein: MKIKTTAFMGLTLVGLASMLSWGAIATHLAIAQTSIDLNTLRSIALSQHNSYRSTHHSPNLSLNNSLNNTAQNWAQHLAANAIFEHSSRSQRNNAGENLYVYYTTGSAPGANTLAEEAVTSWYNEVSDYNYSNPGFASATGHFTQVVWKNSTELGCGAAEGTATLQGRNFNAFYVVCHYNPAGNVTGDFPNNVLQP, encoded by the coding sequence ATGAAAATCAAAACGACAGCTTTTATGGGCCTGACTTTAGTTGGATTAGCGAGTATGCTTTCATGGGGGGCGATCGCCACTCATCTAGCTATAGCCCAAACATCCATAGACTTGAACACCTTGCGTAGCATTGCCTTATCGCAACACAACAGCTATCGCAGCACTCATCATAGCCCCAATCTGAGCCTCAATAACTCCCTCAATAATACGGCACAAAATTGGGCACAACATTTAGCAGCCAATGCCATATTTGAACATAGTTCCCGCAGTCAACGAAACAATGCGGGAGAAAACCTATATGTTTACTACACCACAGGCTCGGCTCCTGGGGCAAATACCTTAGCAGAAGAAGCCGTTACCAGTTGGTACAACGAGGTCTCAGACTACAACTATTCCAATCCAGGTTTTGCTTCTGCAACCGGACATTTTACCCAAGTCGTTTGGAAAAACAGTACCGAATTAGGCTGTGGTGCAGCAGAAGGAACAGCAACCCTTCAGGGCAGGAATTTTAATGCCTTTTATGTGGTCTGCCATTATAATCCTGCGGGTAATGTTACAGGAGATTTTCCGAATAATGTATTGCAACCTTAG
- the modB gene encoding molybdate ABC transporter permease subunit encodes MPLDFSPLWISLKTASVATLLAFFAGILLAGIMLNYRGKGKNIIDAILTLPLVLPPIVVGFLLLLLFGRYSPLGQLLQYWGIRIIFSWQGVVIASTVVALPLMYKTTLAAFEQVNVDWVNCARTLGATELRIFWQIILPLSWRGIVAGAILTFARALGEFGASLMLAGSIPGKTQTMPIAIYFAAEAGKMQEALLWTMILVAIALAVITTINYGSTTQGGLYQFLDRWGAPALSRWLVILSRWLLPHRSRPLRSVNFPHVYTQELIVDLHKTLPNFPLTVQLKASDRPLGILGASGSGKSMTLRCIAGLETPSQGTIVLNGRTLFDSAQGINLPCRDRRIGFVFQNYALFPHMRVSRNIGFGLQHLEPTERRKQVHKYLELLQLQEVAQHYPHQLSGGQQQRVALARALAIEPEALLLDEPLSALDSYLRSQIEQLLAKVFTNYKGVILFVTHKLEEAYRVCEPLTILDRGQVIASGSKQDIFQHPPNFRVAQLTECKNFSRLQILDHHQIRAIDWDCQLTLKQVVPPTSAYIGLRAHHVQFLLEPKPINTFPCWLVKVSETPHRMTLYLKLHSVGKHEEDYHLQAEIFKEKWTEIQERPFPWYVYLDPLKLIVMSA; translated from the coding sequence ATGCCCTTAGATTTTTCTCCGCTCTGGATTTCTCTGAAAACGGCTTCTGTTGCCACACTTCTGGCATTTTTTGCTGGAATTCTTCTCGCCGGGATCATGTTAAATTATCGGGGAAAAGGAAAGAATATTATCGATGCAATTTTAACCCTTCCTCTCGTCCTGCCGCCGATTGTTGTTGGTTTTTTGCTGTTATTATTATTTGGCCGTTATAGTCCCCTTGGACAACTTTTACAATATTGGGGCATCCGTATTATTTTTTCTTGGCAAGGGGTGGTTATTGCTTCCACTGTCGTTGCTTTGCCTTTGATGTACAAAACTACCTTAGCGGCTTTTGAACAAGTTAATGTAGATTGGGTCAACTGCGCTCGCACGTTAGGAGCGACAGAACTGCGGATCTTTTGGCAGATTATTCTTCCTTTAAGTTGGCGAGGAATTGTTGCAGGAGCTATTTTAACCTTTGCCAGAGCCTTGGGCGAATTTGGAGCTAGTTTAATGTTAGCGGGTAGCATTCCTGGAAAAACGCAAACCATGCCGATCGCCATCTATTTTGCTGCCGAAGCCGGAAAGATGCAAGAAGCTCTCCTTTGGACGATGATTTTGGTGGCGATCGCCCTAGCTGTGATTACCACCATTAATTATGGCTCAACCACTCAAGGGGGGTTGTATCAGTTCTTAGATCGATGGGGCGCTCCTGCCTTAAGTCGCTGGTTAGTCATTCTGAGTCGTTGGCTCTTACCTCACCGATCGCGTCCATTAAGATCGGTAAATTTCCCCCATGTCTACACTCAAGAACTGATTGTTGATCTGCATAAAACTCTCCCCAATTTTCCTCTTACCGTTCAGCTTAAAGCCAGCGATCGCCCCTTGGGAATTTTAGGCGCTTCCGGTTCCGGAAAAAGTATGACCTTGCGCTGTATTGCCGGTTTAGAAACCCCTTCTCAAGGAACTATTGTTCTCAATGGTCGGACTTTGTTTGATTCGGCACAAGGCATTAACCTGCCTTGTCGCGATCGCCGCATTGGGTTTGTTTTCCAAAATTATGCCCTCTTTCCCCACATGAGAGTCTCTCGTAACATTGGCTTTGGTTTGCAACATCTAGAGCCAACTGAACGACGCAAACAAGTCCACAAATACTTAGAACTGCTGCAACTGCAAGAAGTCGCCCAACACTATCCCCATCAACTCTCTGGGGGACAACAGCAAAGAGTGGCTCTGGCGAGAGCATTGGCGATCGAGCCAGAAGCCTTACTTCTCGATGAACCTTTATCTGCTTTAGACAGCTATTTACGCAGCCAAATTGAACAACTTTTAGCCAAAGTCTTTACCAACTATAAAGGCGTAATTTTATTTGTAACTCACAAACTCGAAGAAGCCTATCGGGTTTGCGAACCCTTAACCATTCTCGATCGCGGTCAAGTTATTGCTTCTGGCTCTAAGCAGGACATTTTCCAACACCCGCCTAACTTTAGAGTGGCACAACTGACCGAGTGCAAGAACTTCTCGCGACTGCAAATTCTCGATCATCATCAAATTAGAGCCATAGACTGGGACTGTCAACTCACCCTCAAGCAAGTTGTACCTCCAACATCCGCCTATATTGGACTCCGCGCTCATCATGTGCAATTTCTCCTGGAACCGAAACCGATCAATACTTTTCCCTGTTGGTTAGTTAAAGTCAGTGAAACCCCTCATCGCATGACTCTTTATCTCAAGCTCCATTCTGTGGGAAAACACGAAGAGGATTATCATTTACAAGCAGAAATCTTTAAGGAAAAATGGACTGAAATTCAAGAGCGTCCCTTTCCTTGGTATGTTTATCTCGATCCACTGAAGCTGATTGTAATGTCTGCCTAA
- the modA gene encoding molybdate ABC transporter substrate-binding protein encodes MIGRRKVIGWGVLGLVSAFTLSSLGSSQSQKSTVLVISAAASLQDVLQEIGDIYRQHTPHIQLTYNFGASGSLRYQIEQGAPVDIYISAAQRYMDALQSQDLLLPGTRKDLLKNEMVLITAKRNTDISGFTQLKSDRVQKIAIGAPESVPAGAYAKEVLDTLHLYQALESKFVFAKDVRQVLTYVETGNVDAGMVYRTDAKISDRVKIIEIAPDDSHSPIVYPVAIIRESKNPEAAQEFVQFLFSPPAQKIFQKYGFMNRG; translated from the coding sequence ATGATTGGAAGACGAAAGGTTATAGGATGGGGAGTATTGGGGTTAGTTTCTGCATTTACTCTGTCGAGTTTAGGCAGCTCACAATCCCAAAAATCAACTGTATTAGTGATTTCAGCCGCCGCTAGTCTCCAAGATGTCCTGCAAGAGATTGGCGATATATACCGTCAGCACACTCCCCATATCCAACTGACCTATAATTTTGGTGCTTCGGGTTCTTTGCGCTATCAAATCGAACAGGGTGCGCCCGTGGATATTTATATTTCTGCTGCCCAAAGGTATATGGATGCTCTGCAAAGCCAAGACTTGCTGCTGCCGGGAACGCGCAAAGATCTGCTCAAGAATGAGATGGTTCTAATTACAGCGAAAAGAAACACTGACATTAGTGGATTTACTCAGTTAAAGAGCGATCGCGTCCAGAAAATTGCGATCGGCGCTCCTGAAAGCGTGCCAGCCGGAGCTTATGCCAAAGAAGTCTTAGACACTCTACACCTCTATCAAGCCTTAGAATCTAAATTTGTCTTTGCTAAAGATGTGCGGCAAGTCCTGACTTATGTAGAAACCGGTAATGTAGATGCAGGTATGGTTTATCGGACGGATGCGAAGATTTCAGATCGGGTTAAAATTATCGAGATTGCCCCCGATGATAGCCATTCTCCCATTGTCTATCCCGTAGCCATTATCCGAGAGAGCAAAAATCCAGAAGCAGCCCAAGAATTTGTTCAATTTCTCTTCAGCCCACCTGCACAAAAGATCTTCCAAAAATATGGATTTATGAATAGGGGATAG
- the hetL gene encoding heterocyst differentiation pentapeptide repeat protein HetL: MTLSELLEKYRQGDRQFQGLDLKDLELVEIDLSDADFSGTDFRQARLGKSNFSGAQLNGANLSEALLWGTNLTGANLTQALLRDTDLSGAKLDQANLTRANLIKAILSGASLKGANLSQALLVDADLRPTSDQPTNLEEVILSEANLSYANLSQTILHRANLDRAILCRANLGLGRRLQGFQTDLREASLRYADLSYADLTGAILSHADLTGADLTGTILTDADLEGAKLP; this comes from the coding sequence ATGACTTTATCTGAACTACTCGAAAAGTACCGTCAAGGCGATCGCCAATTTCAAGGACTCGACCTCAAAGATTTAGAATTAGTCGAGATCGATTTATCTGATGCTGATTTTTCCGGCACAGATTTCCGACAAGCTCGGCTGGGAAAAAGCAACTTTTCTGGCGCTCAACTCAACGGTGCTAATCTCAGTGAAGCCTTACTCTGGGGAACCAACTTAACTGGAGCTAACTTGACGCAAGCCCTTTTGCGCGATACAGACTTGAGTGGAGCCAAGTTAGACCAAGCCAATTTAACCCGTGCTAACCTGATCAAAGCGATTCTATCTGGCGCAAGTTTGAAAGGAGCCAACCTATCCCAAGCCCTCCTCGTCGATGCTGATTTACGCCCCACTTCTGACCAACCCACGAACTTAGAAGAGGTTATCTTATCTGAAGCGAACTTAAGCTACGCCAATCTCAGCCAAACCATTCTCCATCGAGCGAACCTAGACCGAGCCATCCTCTGTCGCGCTAATCTTGGATTAGGCCGCAGACTGCAAGGATTTCAAACTGATTTACGGGAAGCCAGTTTGCGCTATGCTGACCTCAGTTATGCCGATTTAACCGGAGCCATCTTAAGTCATGCGGATTTAACGGGAGCCGATCTCACGGGCACAATTTTGACAGATGCAGACCTTGAGGGGGCAAAACTGCCATAG
- the mreD gene encoding rod shape-determining protein MreD, which produces MVKQLLDRLTSLSRLVNIFLTGSSIVLCALIMFTRWPGMELLGIGVNWPLVWVVVWSLKRNAWQGAIAGLGLGLLQDALTSPYPLLENGVINASPTHMLGLVLVGFLTGRFKKDRYFQEDFISVALLTFGMTLLAETLIALQLVLIGDRDFSSIWLAHQQIALCSAILSSLWAPVIYVPMNLFWERFAPKN; this is translated from the coding sequence GTGGTAAAACAGTTACTCGATCGCCTGACTTCTTTGAGTCGTTTGGTTAATATTTTCCTCACAGGTTCCTCTATCGTGTTGTGTGCCCTAATTATGTTTACCCGATGGCCGGGTATGGAATTGTTGGGTATTGGGGTGAATTGGCCGTTGGTGTGGGTGGTGGTATGGAGTCTAAAACGCAATGCTTGGCAAGGGGCGATCGCCGGTTTAGGCTTGGGTTTACTTCAAGATGCCCTCACTTCTCCCTATCCCCTGTTGGAAAATGGGGTCATTAATGCCTCGCCGACTCATATGTTGGGATTGGTTTTGGTTGGCTTTTTGACGGGTAGATTCAAAAAGGATCGGTATTTCCAGGAAGATTTTATTTCGGTGGCTCTGCTCACCTTTGGCATGACCCTGTTGGCGGAAACGCTGATTGCGCTTCAGTTGGTGTTGATTGGCGATCGCGATTTCTCTAGTATTTGGTTAGCCCATCAACAGATTGCTCTGTGTTCTGCTATTCTCAGTAGCCTGTGGGCCCCAGTCATCTATGTGCCCATGAATTTGTTTTGGGAGCGCTTTGCCCCGAAAAACTAA
- the mreC gene encoding rod shape-determining protein MreC — translation MYIRQIRRWWERNWLNLVLMIVGLGLAVYVRQTQGTLVFELYGRLVEPFQGNPPQEQLVTARMLELEAQVEELEQQNSRLKQLIDYQEQSKRQGVIAPIIGRSADHWWKQITLGKGSGDGIQKDYIVTGTGGLIGRVISVTENTSRVLLLSDPTSRVGATIRVGKDRSFMGILHGRGQNKAVMEFFDKVPEVKPGYKVFTSPYSPRFQSGLLVGVVESVDLKKSPAPEAIVRFSAPIGHLEWVMVSEGKPAMDLELNELDE, via the coding sequence ATGTATATACGTCAAATTCGTCGATGGTGGGAAAGAAATTGGTTAAACTTAGTGCTGATGATTGTCGGCTTAGGTTTAGCGGTTTATGTGCGGCAAACCCAAGGAACGTTGGTGTTTGAACTCTATGGCCGTTTGGTTGAACCCTTCCAAGGAAACCCACCTCAAGAACAGTTAGTGACGGCACGGATGTTGGAGTTAGAAGCGCAAGTGGAAGAACTCGAACAGCAAAATAGTCGTTTAAAGCAGCTCATTGATTATCAAGAACAGTCGAAACGTCAAGGGGTCATTGCTCCCATTATTGGCCGCAGTGCGGATCATTGGTGGAAGCAAATTACCTTGGGTAAAGGCAGTGGGGATGGGATTCAAAAGGATTATATTGTTACGGGAACGGGAGGATTGATCGGTCGTGTAATTAGTGTTACAGAAAATACTAGCCGAGTCTTGCTCTTAAGCGATCCTACCAGTCGGGTGGGGGCGACTATTCGTGTCGGCAAAGACCGCAGCTTTATGGGGATCTTACATGGTAGGGGCCAAAATAAGGCGGTGATGGAGTTTTTTGATAAGGTTCCGGAGGTTAAACCGGGATATAAGGTGTTTACTTCTCCCTATTCTCCTCGATTCCAATCGGGTTTGTTAGTGGGGGTGGTGGAGTCGGTAGATTTGAAAAAAAGTCCAGCTCCAGAGGCAATTGTTCGGTTTTCGGCTCCCATTGGCCATTTAGAGTGGGTGATGGTTTCTGAGGGTAAACCGGCGATGGATTTGGAATTGAATGAGTTGGATGAGTAG
- a CDS encoding rod shape-determining protein, translating to MGVFSRFSRDMGIDLGTANTLVYVSGKGIVLQEPSVVAIDTETKAPLAVGDDAKKMLGRTPGNVTTFRPLRDGVIADFDTAELMLKHFIERVHEGKQGLIPPRMVIGIPSGVTGVERRAVMEAASQAGARDVYLIDEPVAAAIGAGLPVAEPTGNMIIDIGGGTTEVAVLSLQGTVISESVRVAGDELNDSIIQYMKKVHNLTIGERTAEDIKIQIGSAYPTPEIDEGAMDVRGLHLLSGLPRTVSIKAGEIRESMSEPLSMIIDAVKRTLERTPPELAADIIDRGIMLAGGGALLQGLDTLVSHETGIVTHVAADPLSCVVLGTGRVLENFKQLERVFSARSRM from the coding sequence GTGGGCGTATTTAGTCGGTTTTCAAGAGATATGGGTATCGATCTCGGTACTGCGAATACCTTAGTTTATGTGTCGGGGAAGGGGATTGTGTTGCAGGAGCCATCTGTAGTGGCGATCGACACGGAAACCAAAGCTCCCTTAGCCGTTGGGGATGATGCGAAGAAAATGTTGGGTCGGACTCCGGGGAATGTGACCACGTTTCGCCCTCTGCGGGATGGGGTAATTGCGGATTTCGATACGGCGGAGCTGATGCTCAAGCATTTTATCGAACGGGTGCATGAAGGGAAACAGGGGTTAATCCCCCCACGGATGGTGATTGGTATTCCTTCGGGGGTAACCGGTGTGGAGCGTCGGGCGGTGATGGAAGCGGCTTCCCAGGCGGGAGCGCGGGATGTCTATTTAATTGATGAACCCGTAGCGGCGGCGATCGGAGCTGGCTTACCGGTGGCGGAACCGACGGGGAATATGATTATTGATATCGGCGGTGGAACCACAGAAGTTGCCGTTTTGAGTTTACAAGGGACGGTAATTAGTGAGTCGGTGCGTGTCGCGGGTGATGAGCTGAATGATTCGATTATTCAGTATATGAAAAAAGTCCACAATTTAACCATTGGGGAACGGACGGCTGAAGATATCAAGATTCAGATCGGTTCAGCTTATCCGACTCCAGAGATTGATGAGGGGGCGATGGATGTGCGGGGGTTGCATTTACTGTCGGGTTTGCCTAGAACCGTTAGCATTAAGGCGGGTGAGATTCGCGAGAGTATGTCTGAGCCGTTATCGATGATTATTGATGCGGTGAAGCGGACGCTAGAGCGGACTCCCCCTGAGTTAGCGGCTGATATTATCGACCGAGGGATTATGTTGGCAGGGGGTGGGGCCCTGCTTCAGGGTTTGGATACTCTGGTGAGCCATGAAACGGGAATTGTTACCCATGTGGCGGCTGATCCGTTGAGTTGTGTGGTGTTGGGTACAGGCAGGGTGTTGGAAAACTTTAAGCAGTTGGAACGAGTGTTTAGTGCGCGATCGCGCATGTAA
- a CDS encoding single-stranded DNA-binding protein, whose product MDLNVVHLVGRVGGDPDVRYFESGAVKCRLTLAVDRRTRRTDQPDWFNLELWGKTAEIAANYVRKGKQIGVTGSLKIDQWEDRMTQAERSSPVIRVDRLDLLGSKRDEEAEGMPSEF is encoded by the coding sequence ATGGATCTCAACGTTGTACATTTAGTCGGTCGCGTCGGTGGCGATCCCGATGTTCGGTATTTTGAGTCAGGGGCGGTCAAATGTAGACTGACTCTAGCCGTCGATCGCCGCACGCGACGCACGGATCAACCGGATTGGTTTAATCTAGAATTGTGGGGTAAAACGGCTGAAATTGCCGCCAACTATGTTCGCAAAGGCAAACAGATTGGAGTGACTGGATCGTTGAAAATTGACCAGTGGGAAGATCGCATGACTCAAGCCGAACGCTCTAGCCCCGTTATTCGAGTGGATCGCTTAGACTTATTAGGCTCTAAGCGAGATGAGGAAGCAGAAGGAATGCCCAGCGAATTCTGA
- a CDS encoding SIMPL domain-containing protein has protein sequence MYPIHKSDSGVAQNWRRWSILPLAVGVMGLAVFVGSLQPPKPVLAQEQQHLLQTLTVTGRGIESIPTTLAVVNLGVQIEGKTAQEVQAQVARQSSAVVELLRSRQVEQLETTGIRLTPNYSYSDRTQRLTGYTATNTVSFRIETSKAGSLIDEAVQAGATRIDGISFIATDEAIAAAQQVALRQATADAQKQAETVLDALNLNSRGIVSIQINHASAPSPIRLDGANFARAESAPTPVIGGEQQVEASVTLQIRY, from the coding sequence ATGTATCCTATTCATAAATCTGATTCAGGTGTAGCCCAAAACTGGCGACGGTGGTCAATCTTGCCTTTAGCGGTTGGGGTTATGGGGTTGGCTGTGTTTGTGGGTAGTCTTCAGCCCCCCAAACCGGTTCTCGCTCAGGAACAACAGCACCTGTTGCAAACGTTGACGGTGACGGGGAGAGGGATAGAAAGCATTCCCACCACGTTAGCGGTGGTCAATTTAGGCGTACAAATTGAGGGAAAAACGGCCCAAGAGGTACAAGCACAAGTGGCTCGACAGTCTTCAGCAGTGGTGGAATTGCTGAGATCGCGTCAAGTGGAGCAACTGGAAACGACAGGAATTCGGTTAACGCCCAATTATAGTTATAGCGATCGCACTCAACGCCTCACCGGTTACACGGCTACCAATACCGTCAGCTTCCGCATCGAGACTTCTAAAGCCGGTAGCCTCATCGATGAAGCCGTACAAGCGGGAGCCACTCGCATTGATGGCATTAGTTTTATTGCCACTGATGAAGCCATTGCCGCCGCCCAACAGGTTGCCCTCCGCCAAGCCACTGCCGATGCTCAAAAGCAAGCTGAAACGGTTCTAGATGCCCTCAATCTTAACTCTCGTGGGATTGTCAGCATTCAGATTAACCACGCCAGTGCCCCTTCTCCTATCCGGTTGGATGGGGCAAACTTTGCACGAGCAGAATCTGCCCCAACCCCAGTTATCGGAGGTGAGCAACAGGTTGAAGCCTCGGTTACCTTGCAAATTCGGTATTAG